The proteins below are encoded in one region of Vulpes lagopus strain Blue_001 chromosome 10, ASM1834538v1, whole genome shotgun sequence:
- the SPATA19 gene encoding spermatogenesis-associated protein 19, mitochondrial, protein MIITTWIVYILARKGAGFPFPPKISSDVEVVESEAVSVVQHWLKKTEEEASQDIKEKMSTNCPPTHGQDVHVTRDVAKHHLSKSDLLANQSQDVLEERTRIQFIRWSHTRIFQVPSEVRDDVMRERIEQVRRSICNLTDEASQEIRSRNSYADC, encoded by the exons ATGATAATTACAACATGGATTGTGTACATTCTCGCCCGGAAAGGCGCCGGATTCCCTTTCCCACCAAAAATCAGTTCG GACGTTGAAGTCGTAGAAAGCGAAGCTGTATCCGTAGTACAGCACTGGTTGAAAAAA ACTGAAGAAGAGGCTTCCCAGGACATAAAGGAGAAGATGTCCACCAACTGCCCTCCCACCCACGGCCAGGATGTCCACGTCACCAGAGACGTG GCGAAGCACCATCTCTCCAAGTCTGATTTGTTGGCGAACCAGAGTCAAGACGTCCTGGAGGAAAGAACAAGAATCCAGTTCATACGATGGAG CCACACCCGAATCTTCCAAGTCCCCAGTGAGGTGAGGGACGATGTCATGCGAGAGCGAATAGAGCAGGTGAGACGCAG CATATGCAACCTCACGGATGAAGCGTCCCAGGAAATTCGCAGCAGAAATTCCTACGCAGACTGCTGA